The following DNA comes from Coturnix japonica isolate 7356 unplaced genomic scaffold, Coturnix japonica 2.1 chrUnrandom476, whole genome shotgun sequence.
tatgggggctatggggacaatgggggctatggggatgtatgggggctatggggacatatggggtcaataggggcaatggggatgtatgggggctatggggatgtatgggggcaatagggacaatggggtcagtggggacatatggggacaatggggtcaatgaggaTAATAGGGacatatggggtcaatgggaacaATGGGGGGGACCCCACCGACCCCGACTGCAGTGGGGGTCAATAGGGGATGCCGTCCCCAGCCAATGGGGTGTGAGATGGGGCCGGGGCCttgggggcagggaggggacagtggggggttatggggccatggggccattggggggtttggggtcatgGGGATATTTGGGGACattggggggttatggggccatttggggtcattggggCCATGTGTCCCCGCGCTGCCAACCCCGGCACATTGGGGCcatttttggggccatttggggccatttggggccgtttttggggccatttggggccatttttggggccatttggggctgTGGCACTttaatgctgttatttattgCATCTGTGTGACAATAAAGCGCTGGAACAGAGATGGTGCAAAGGGGACACTTGGGGGTCACTgttggggtccctttggggtccttttATGGTCCCTTTGGGGTCACTGGgatcccccccctcccccagacCCTGTTTTCCCCCATATGGAGCCGCAATGGGGCCGGGTGAGACCATGGTTTATTGACACAGTGTGGGGAGGGGACACTTGGGGGTCActttggggtgatttggggtgattttgggtcagtttggggtgatttggggtaattttggggtgattttgggcCCCTTTGGGGTCTGTCAGGCGCTGACGGGCTCCTGGGCGTGGTTCTGCCTCTTGACCACGAAGAGCTTCTGCCCCGACACCGTCACCAGGAGGGAGTGCTCCCCAAACACCACTATGGGGACACCAAGATATAGGGCGTGGGGtgtggggtatgggatatggggtatggggtatgggatatagggtatggggtatgggatatagggtatgggTTATGAGGGAGTGCTCCCCAAACACCACTATGGGGACACAGCAATATAGggtgtgggatatgggatatgggatatagggtatgggTTATGAGGGAGTGCTCCCCAAACACCACTATGGGGACACCAAGATATAGGGCGTGGGGTGtggggtatgggatatagggtatgggTTATGGTTtataggatatagggtatggGTTATGGTttatgggatataggatataggatatagAATATGGTATATAGGTTATGGGATATGGTATataggatataggatataggtTATGGTATATAggttatgggatatgggatataggatatgGGTTATGGTttatgggatataggatataggatatgggatatagggtatggTATATAggttatgggatatgggatataggatatgggatataggtTATGGTATATAGGATATAGGATATGGTATATAGGAtataggatatgggatatggtatataggatataggatataggtTATGGTATATAGGttatgggatataggatatCTGTACCCGAGAGCCGTTTGAAGGGCGGCTGCTGCCCGCGGTGCAGCCTCATCCCACAGGCTGTTCCCAGCAGCTCCGTCAGCACCGCGGCTGTGTGCTCGTCGTTCTCCAGCTCCCCTGATgactgaccccatagggacccatagggacccataacaaccccataacaaccccgtaaccccataacaaccccatcATGACCCCATAATGTGCTCGTCGTTCTCCAGCTCCCCTGATGActgacccatagcgaccccataNNNNNNNNNNNNNNNNNNNNNNNNNcccccataccccccatatccccccactCACAGCCAGCACGGCTCCATCACTGATGACCAGGTATCCCACCTGGTCCGGGATTCGCTCCAAGCCCTGAGTCAGTGCTGTGGTctgggggggcaatgggggggtatggggttattatggggttattatgggggatatggggttattatgggggatatggggttattatggggcatatggggtttattatggggacaatggggttattatggggacaatggggttattatgggggatatggggtttgttatgggggcaatggggttattatggggtttattatgggggcaatggggttattatgggggcaatggggttattatgggggcaatggggttattatgggggatatggggtttattatgggggcaatggggttattatggggtttattatgggggcaatgggttattatgggggcAATGGTTTAttatgggggcaatggggttattatgggagCAATAGGGTTAttgtgggggatatggggttattatgggggatatggggttattgtgggggatatggggttattatggggctATTATAGTGTtattatgggggttatggggttattatagggttattatgggggttATGCGGTTATTATAGGGTTattatagggttattatggggttatgaggTTATTATAGGGTTattatagggttattatggggttattacGGGGTTATGTGGTTattatagggttattatggggttattatagggttattatggggttatggggttattatggggttattatggggttatggggttattatagggttattatggggttatggggttattatggggttatggggttattatagggttattatgcggttattatggggttatggggttattatagggttattatgggggcAATGGTGTCACCCCCCCCCTTATTGCCCCCCATTCCCCCCGTTGTTTCCCCAGTTCCGCCATCACCATCTCCTCCTTCCGCGTTGGTCAGCTGACCgccaagccccgccccctccattCCTATTGGCTCAGCGTTCTGCCCGTCCCCTTAATCCCCGCCCCCTCCATTCCTATTGGCTCAGCGTTCTGCCCGTCCCCTTAATCCCCGCCCCCTCCTTTCCCATTGGCAGGACGCGAATAGTCACGAGTCGATTTGCATACAGCGCGCGCTCACGCTGATGAAGAACGAATATTCAGGAGTCGATTTGCATACAGCGCGCGCCCGCGATCTAGGGGGCTTTTGGGGCCTTTATTTGGGGTTTAGGGTCGTTTTTTGGGGTTTAGGGCCGTTATTTGGGGTCTGGGGCCTTTATTTGGGGTTTGGGGCCGTTATTTGGGGATTGAAGCCGTTatttggggtctgggggcacTTTTGTGGGCTGGAGGTTTTGGAGATGCCCCCCCCACCTTCTTCTGTGtccattggggggggggctcagaTCCGCCCCCATCTATGGGGACATCTGTGGGTCCTTTGGGGTCGTTCCCCACTCGGTCTGTTCCCATTGAGGAGCATCTGTGTGTCTCTGCCGCATCCTTGGGGGTGTCTCTGGGGGGTCCCATCTCCTGGCTGTCCTTAATgtccccattgcagcccccatGTGCCCCCaatccccctccccacccccctgcCCCCATTACAGCCCCCCTGTTCCCTCAGCTCCCCCCTCactgccccccatccccccctcccTGATCACCCTGAACGCAGCCCCATGGTCCCGGCACAATGACATCAGCCGCCCCCATTGCCCaccccctgctctgctctggtggGGGGGTCCTcgctcagccccacagcccctcgTCCCCCTCACACTCAAACAGGTCCCCGGCCACCAGCACCGTCCCCACGTCGGTCCCACGTACCAACACACTGACGTGGGCCTTTACGTGACCTGGAGTAGCCACCACCTCCACCAACCCGGGGTGTGGGGCGTACGGGACCCCCTGAGCCaacttatggggcaggaagAGCCCGGCCCACAGCTCAATCGAAGCCCACCAAGATGGAGGCGGAAGGGAACAGGTTGATGTTCCCCACGTGGTCCGAGTGGCCGTGGGTGCACAGCACGTGGGTGACGTCCCGTGGGGTGACCCCAATAGATTCCAGCCCGTCCAGGAGGCGCCGCCGGCCCCACGGACCCCCCGTGTCCACCAGGGCCGTGACGGGACCCCCCCTCACTAATGTGATGGTTCCATCCGCCTCCAACGTCCCGTCGGGTCGCGGGCGGCTGAATCCCTCCTGGACGATGGTCAGGCTGTAAGGGGGAAGCCCGCGATGTGCTGGACCCCAATGGGGCTGTACGGATGGATGGGAACATGGCGGGGGGCTGCAAAAAGGGGGGGGGATATAATGGAACACAAGGATCAGGTATAGACACAGAGAGGGGCCCTCGCTGCACACGTTGACCCCAATAGTGCCCACATT
Coding sequences within:
- the LAMTOR4 gene encoding ragulator complex protein LAMTOR4 — encoded protein: MTTALTQGLERIPDQVGYLVISDGAVLASSGELENDEHTAAVLTELLGTACGMRLHRGQQPPFKRLSVVFGEHSLLVTVSGQKLFVVKRQNHAQEPVSA
- the MBLAC1 gene encoding LOW QUALITY PROTEIN: metallo-beta-lactamase domain-containing protein 1 (The sequence of the model RefSeq protein was modified relative to this genomic sequence to represent the inferred CDS: inserted 2 bases in 1 codon; substituted 1 base at 1 genomic stop codon), with product MAEPMSPPPCSHPSVQPHWGPAHRGLPPYSLTIVQEGFSRPRPDGTLEADGTITLVRGGPVTALVDTGGPWGRRRLLDGLESIGVTPRDVTHVLCTHGHSDHVGNINLFPSASILVGFDXAVXAGLFLPHKLAQGVPYAPHPGLVEVVATPGHVKAHVSVLVRGTDVGTVLVAGDLFECEGDEGLWG